In Nocardioides sp. JQ2195, a genomic segment contains:
- a CDS encoding VWA domain-containing protein produces the protein MALLAFGLLLGLALIPLTSSAEESSTGGTGAVQRFGSCLTSGGQGSLLLLMDTSASLQQTDPDGQRVEAATYLLQELSAFAEETGAELDVAVAGFADSFDVSLDWTPLDRDSTGQVLDAVADYSSRDDGWETDYWMGLNGARKHLADRVETGDCAALVWLSDGMYDLDTRRSDSEKSSYGKTKPYGPDVELTTKSAEKKLEQAGEEDICRAGGVADALRVQGVTTLAIGLARDQDASAFDLMSGIATGARAGDARCGKRDATNLGEFVLAQQIGDLFFAFDELSNPNNAPISTSTPLCQGSPCVEGTHQFVLDASISSVRILGGAGIDSYQALLISPGGERVQIDPGGKITKTFGAFGVEGTWVSSAVFSLTIDRKKDKGWAGEWRLVFIDPESTGNGTARSNIRLYGDLRPAWVDAKSQKLVAGEETQIQLGLERVDRTVVSPQSLAGKAVVDAQLELSDGSTLPIVEGLTADELGKPVALDLAGAPSGSAKVRLVLSLTTAPAGQTPGTTLEPQAVEYPVTIEPPPAYPVVASTLDFGGNDSADPVEADLSLGGSGCAWLGKQETLTLPEGVKEAPVTSEANDENTCATDSLQVVLTPDSVGSGLVSGTLRVMTVPEDGGAPIPVVVNYTYEMERPADAKILWVTFGLLLFAGLLIPLLILALVKWWTAKIPGTGLSWYVVSGHVSDGSSFLTRHIPDTSRVTRYSLEGQDRRRVRISDRTTLQTKPYMRGVASPGRTVVTNAPSVFSTGTHGPLAVQGTWVAVLDPLDPAHGVVELVALMSPTADSLERLLSDARDNMPSAVEELRSKLGAKPRRQQDEDDWGATPSADRSQPSDPSDDW, from the coding sequence GTGGCATTGCTCGCGTTCGGACTGCTGCTGGGTCTGGCCTTGATTCCGCTGACGAGTTCGGCTGAAGAATCCTCCACCGGGGGCACCGGCGCAGTGCAGCGTTTCGGTTCGTGTCTGACCTCGGGAGGACAGGGATCTCTTCTCCTCTTGATGGACACCTCAGCGTCACTTCAGCAGACCGACCCAGATGGGCAGCGCGTGGAGGCGGCCACCTACCTTCTCCAAGAGCTCTCGGCCTTCGCCGAGGAGACCGGTGCCGAATTGGATGTCGCTGTTGCGGGTTTCGCGGATTCCTTCGACGTCTCACTCGACTGGACGCCCTTGGACAGAGACTCCACTGGACAGGTCTTGGATGCGGTCGCGGACTACAGCTCTCGTGACGATGGTTGGGAGACCGACTATTGGATGGGACTCAACGGTGCCCGCAAACACTTGGCCGACCGCGTGGAGACAGGAGACTGCGCTGCGCTCGTCTGGCTCAGTGACGGAATGTACGACCTCGACACTCGCCGGTCGGACTCCGAAAAGTCGTCCTATGGGAAGACCAAGCCGTACGGCCCTGATGTGGAGCTCACGACCAAGTCAGCCGAGAAGAAACTGGAGCAGGCGGGCGAAGAAGACATCTGCCGTGCCGGTGGCGTGGCCGACGCTCTACGAGTGCAGGGCGTCACCACATTGGCGATCGGTCTCGCCCGAGACCAGGACGCTTCTGCATTCGACCTGATGTCCGGCATAGCAACAGGAGCACGAGCAGGGGACGCGAGATGCGGAAAGCGCGATGCCACCAATCTGGGTGAATTCGTGCTTGCCCAACAGATTGGTGATCTGTTCTTCGCCTTCGATGAACTCTCGAACCCGAACAACGCCCCCATCTCGACGTCGACCCCGTTGTGTCAGGGCTCGCCCTGTGTCGAAGGAACGCACCAGTTCGTGCTCGACGCCTCGATCTCTTCGGTGCGGATCCTCGGCGGTGCCGGCATCGACAGCTATCAAGCATTGTTGATCTCGCCTGGCGGTGAGCGCGTTCAGATCGACCCCGGTGGCAAGATCACGAAGACCTTTGGGGCGTTCGGCGTCGAAGGAACTTGGGTGAGCAGTGCAGTCTTCTCGCTCACCATCGATCGCAAGAAAGACAAGGGCTGGGCCGGTGAATGGCGGCTCGTCTTCATCGACCCCGAATCCACCGGCAACGGCACGGCGCGCTCGAACATCAGGCTGTACGGCGACCTGCGGCCAGCGTGGGTGGACGCCAAGAGCCAGAAGCTCGTGGCTGGTGAGGAAACCCAGATCCAGCTGGGGCTGGAGAGAGTCGACCGGACGGTGGTCAGTCCCCAGAGTCTTGCTGGCAAGGCGGTGGTCGACGCCCAACTCGAGCTGAGTGACGGGTCCACTCTGCCGATTGTCGAGGGTCTCACCGCAGACGAACTCGGGAAACCGGTCGCGCTTGACCTCGCCGGTGCACCTAGCGGATCGGCAAAGGTTCGACTCGTCCTGAGCCTCACAACGGCTCCCGCAGGTCAGACGCCGGGCACCACGCTGGAGCCCCAAGCTGTCGAGTACCCGGTGACCATTGAGCCCCCGCCTGCCTACCCGGTCGTCGCATCGACCCTGGACTTCGGTGGCAATGACTCAGCTGATCCGGTTGAGGCGGACCTGAGCCTTGGTGGCAGCGGCTGTGCGTGGCTCGGCAAGCAGGAGACTTTGACCCTGCCTGAGGGAGTCAAAGAGGCGCCGGTGACGTCCGAGGCGAACGACGAGAACACGTGTGCGACCGACAGCCTGCAGGTCGTCCTCACCCCCGACTCGGTCGGTAGCGGGTTGGTGAGTGGAACGCTACGGGTGATGACAGTGCCTGAGGACGGTGGCGCCCCCATCCCGGTTGTGGTGAATTACACCTACGAAATGGAGCGTCCCGCGGACGCGAAGATCTTGTGGGTGACTTTCGGGCTGCTGCTCTTCGCCGGACTGCTCATCCCGCTGCTCATCCTTGCCTTGGTGAAGTGGTGGACGGCGAAGATCCCAGGCACCGGCCTTTCGTGGTACGTCGTGTCCGGACACGTGTCAGACGGATCATCGTTCCTGACCCGCCACATCCCGGACACCAGCCGCGTCACGCGCTACAGCTTGGAAGGTCAAGACCGACGCCGGGTGCGCATCTCCGACCGAACCACTCTGCAGACGAAGCCGTACATGCGAGGCGTGGCGTCACCGGGGCGGACGGTGGTCACCAACGCGCCTTCGGTGTTCTCCACCGGGACCCACGGCCCACTCGCCGTCCAAGGTACGTGGGTGGCGGTGCTCGATCCTCTGGATCCGGCGCATGGCGTGGTCGAACTCGTGGCCCTCATGTCCCCGACGGCCGATTCTCTTGAACGCCTCTTGTCGGATGCGCGTGACAACATGCCAAGCGCCGTCGAGGAGTTGCGCTCAAAGTTGGGTGCGAAGCCTCGTCGACAGCAAGACGAAGACGACTGGGGAGCGACTCCCAGCGCCGACCGATCACAGCCGTCAGACCCCAGCGACGACTGGTGA
- a CDS encoding TerD family protein: protein MTEVIIGSSGPLLLGAKRCAAVVDVRWEPKGVPTGLFALIEDAQGKLLSRDHVVFGRRPDSPDRAVFLRSTTFDNGAVHTQLQIDLESLPSAAQRIELVLGARVANVTLEALGSVSLETWDPRTGSQDLSFVSPPPGVSKCQILGLLLRSSDGGWEFEAKGEPVDVDFSSLVRHRL from the coding sequence ATGACAGAAGTCATCATCGGTTCTTCCGGGCCGCTCCTGCTCGGAGCGAAGCGCTGTGCAGCTGTGGTCGACGTGCGCTGGGAGCCGAAAGGCGTGCCGACGGGATTGTTTGCACTCATCGAGGATGCGCAGGGCAAGCTCCTCTCACGCGATCATGTCGTCTTCGGGCGCAGACCAGATTCTCCCGACCGTGCGGTGTTCCTGCGTTCGACCACGTTCGACAACGGGGCGGTCCACACTCAGTTGCAGATCGACTTGGAGTCGCTCCCCTCGGCGGCACAACGAATCGAATTGGTCCTCGGCGCCAGAGTCGCGAATGTGACGCTGGAGGCCTTGGGATCCGTCAGCTTGGAGACCTGGGACCCGCGCACGGGTTCGCAGGATCTGAGTTTTGTGTCACCACCGCCGGGTGTGAGCAAGTGTCAGATCCTTGGCCTGCTGTTGCGCTCCAGTGATGGTGGTTGGGAGTTTGAAGCCAAGGGGGAGCCCGTGGATGTGGACTTCAGCAGCCTGGTGCGCCACAGGCTCTGA
- a CDS encoding tubulin-like doman-containing protein: MKKFLVVGVGGSGGATLRYLMDQLRADLRVQGINELPPAWQFVQVDVNPQPERTEGLGSIEDLGGRYVSVSSAGNTFRMVRQTVETRLGTAGHLDGLLGWSPTPRDQANEVPVGTGAGQFRAVGRMLTLTRLDLIQKELQRAWQELQQASPWGELPVRMKEQGPYDSNGVVVPIVVGSLAGGSGASMFLDVCRVMGRVGGLRRTQLGTFLYTPDVFSSLDPAQRKGIDGNALGALGELLSAQTGSSNDIDNDLLEAFGLAREKENEAAFGSVFPIGSTIGGDGARFGDSAEDIYRGLGRALAATISSETAAHQYLRSRFENPTAPTGAQELIGWGANPSAVGWGSFGYASLSLGRDRYAEYAAQRLARVAVDRLVVGFRRNAGDLSPTEQLDRDVRNQWPTILERLGLRQPEQKASAWLSSGPLPERQERDIARAAAAPLKQAAQRIIANTGANWMPQLQQALPSHQSGAVQSLREAAYAWAEQFADKLEADVGQELLRILAHPHQGLPYARKVIDVLTSDLTQLAEELAKAPAAEDLPLRVKDDLDAKLRKVEVSQEVKDKVVDSVIDGLRRDLKARAAHHARGVLKSFVDDVLPAMARALKDTQKNLETAMRSSEGQAGLAQLHSTIYNEWPDGDLVPPRFEHAHNEVLLTTSGDFPVTFKGHVEANSSDGVFTSALDEMVEQIIVGKWEDTGASVTDFQVMETRQHWRSPELPTGAASKEPTPPTKPIYHFALRTGEILERALAFQARQGHFSDYSNETFDGYLNEPRVSEAEREERRTRLVKKFEETVKQAHPLVGVNRQMIEAVNGDKFQVELTFGVVPLPPGSRAANEVLAYLERSPDLESQSADRFKEALSEASTVSKIAVYGAYPKYSPLVFSSFLAQLQDRWSNLTEAGRREIWKWKRTRPLPASIGMGPKEQKAMVSGWYIGRALGLISQPADGTSNDPVQVFDLVDGVWRPFAMRQLTPRDQYRGAVGFEWLPGILEGHSLAVVNTVNDTMFASLLPYRALRRIHDDGMEPAGAATSVSAGRLIENWLRDGSWPSGEPSPISTIRDAAEGPDERAAALKSWVELVQAYVTDNFLTKPRGPGALAERRLAIASSDKLDHAPMLAEIALLTHHALKELLETIERAREASTRGEGHGAIPEV, from the coding sequence GTGAAGAAGTTCCTTGTGGTGGGTGTTGGTGGCTCCGGCGGCGCAACCCTGCGCTACCTGATGGACCAGCTGCGCGCGGACCTGCGTGTGCAGGGCATCAACGAATTGCCGCCTGCGTGGCAGTTCGTCCAAGTTGATGTCAATCCGCAGCCGGAGCGTACCGAAGGCCTTGGGTCCATCGAGGACCTCGGTGGCCGCTATGTCTCGGTCAGTTCCGCAGGCAACACCTTCCGCATGGTTCGACAGACGGTCGAGACCCGGCTGGGAACCGCTGGTCACCTCGACGGTCTCTTGGGCTGGAGTCCTACGCCTCGTGATCAGGCAAACGAGGTGCCAGTGGGCACCGGCGCCGGACAGTTCCGGGCAGTCGGCCGAATGCTGACCCTGACGCGACTCGACCTGATCCAGAAGGAACTCCAACGGGCCTGGCAGGAACTTCAGCAGGCTTCGCCGTGGGGGGAGCTGCCGGTTCGCATGAAGGAGCAGGGGCCGTACGACTCCAACGGTGTCGTGGTGCCGATCGTCGTCGGTTCACTCGCCGGGGGTTCTGGTGCGTCGATGTTCCTTGATGTCTGTCGGGTGATGGGTCGCGTGGGTGGCCTCCGACGTACCCAGTTGGGCACGTTCCTCTACACCCCTGACGTCTTCTCCTCGCTCGACCCCGCCCAGCGGAAGGGGATCGACGGCAACGCCCTCGGAGCTCTCGGCGAGTTGCTGTCCGCCCAGACGGGCAGCAGCAACGACATCGACAACGACTTGCTGGAAGCCTTCGGGCTGGCTCGCGAAAAAGAGAACGAGGCTGCGTTCGGGAGCGTCTTCCCGATCGGCTCGACCATCGGTGGAGATGGGGCTCGCTTCGGAGACAGCGCCGAAGACATCTACCGTGGGCTCGGACGGGCGCTTGCCGCGACGATCTCGTCGGAAACCGCCGCCCACCAGTACCTACGCAGTCGTTTCGAGAACCCGACTGCACCCACCGGGGCCCAGGAACTGATCGGCTGGGGCGCCAATCCTTCCGCGGTTGGTTGGGGTTCGTTCGGCTACGCCAGCCTCAGTCTTGGTCGCGATCGCTACGCCGAGTACGCCGCACAGCGGCTCGCTCGCGTTGCCGTTGATCGCTTGGTTGTGGGTTTCCGTCGAAACGCAGGAGATCTGTCACCGACTGAACAGTTGGACCGCGACGTGCGCAACCAGTGGCCAACCATTCTTGAGCGGTTGGGCTTGCGACAGCCGGAGCAGAAGGCGAGTGCGTGGCTCTCCTCGGGGCCACTCCCCGAACGTCAGGAGCGTGACATCGCCCGTGCTGCCGCTGCTCCTCTCAAGCAGGCTGCCCAGAGGATTATTGCGAACACCGGGGCCAACTGGATGCCCCAGCTGCAGCAGGCACTTCCATCTCACCAGTCCGGAGCGGTGCAGTCGTTACGGGAGGCTGCGTATGCCTGGGCGGAGCAGTTCGCAGACAAACTGGAAGCAGACGTCGGGCAGGAATTGCTTCGTATCCTGGCCCACCCTCACCAAGGGTTGCCCTATGCCCGAAAGGTCATAGACGTCCTGACCAGCGACCTCACCCAGCTGGCGGAGGAACTCGCGAAGGCTCCCGCTGCTGAGGACCTCCCCCTCCGGGTCAAGGACGACCTGGACGCCAAACTCCGCAAGGTGGAAGTCAGTCAGGAGGTCAAGGACAAGGTCGTCGACAGTGTGATCGACGGCCTGCGACGTGACCTGAAGGCACGAGCGGCGCATCACGCGCGCGGTGTCCTGAAGTCGTTCGTCGACGACGTGCTGCCCGCGATGGCACGCGCTCTGAAGGACACACAGAAGAACCTCGAGACCGCGATGCGTTCTTCGGAGGGCCAAGCTGGTCTCGCGCAACTGCACAGCACGATCTACAACGAATGGCCCGACGGCGATCTGGTGCCGCCGCGTTTTGAGCACGCGCACAACGAAGTCTTGTTGACCACGTCGGGTGACTTCCCCGTGACGTTCAAGGGACACGTCGAGGCCAATTCCTCCGACGGAGTGTTCACCAGCGCACTGGATGAGATGGTCGAACAGATCATCGTCGGCAAGTGGGAGGACACCGGCGCCAGCGTGACAGATTTTCAGGTCATGGAGACGCGCCAGCACTGGCGCTCGCCAGAGTTGCCCACCGGTGCTGCCTCGAAGGAGCCCACTCCACCCACGAAGCCGATCTACCATTTCGCGCTTCGGACCGGGGAGATCTTGGAGCGTGCGCTGGCCTTCCAAGCTCGCCAGGGGCACTTCTCCGACTACAGCAACGAAACTTTTGACGGTTATCTCAATGAGCCCCGTGTCTCCGAGGCAGAACGCGAGGAGCGTCGAACTCGCTTGGTCAAGAAGTTCGAGGAGACGGTGAAGCAGGCGCACCCCCTCGTGGGGGTGAACCGACAGATGATCGAGGCCGTCAACGGCGACAAGTTCCAGGTGGAGCTCACCTTCGGTGTCGTCCCGTTGCCGCCCGGTTCGCGTGCAGCGAACGAAGTCTTGGCCTATCTCGAACGCAGCCCGGACCTGGAGTCGCAGTCGGCGGATCGCTTCAAGGAAGCACTGTCCGAAGCCAGCACCGTCAGCAAGATCGCGGTCTACGGTGCGTATCCGAAGTACTCGCCGCTGGTCTTCAGCTCGTTCCTGGCTCAGCTTCAGGACCGATGGTCCAACCTCACAGAGGCCGGACGGCGCGAGATCTGGAAGTGGAAGCGCACTCGTCCGCTGCCGGCCTCGATCGGCATGGGTCCGAAGGAACAGAAAGCGATGGTCAGCGGGTGGTACATCGGTCGCGCACTCGGGTTGATCAGCCAGCCGGCCGACGGCACCAGCAACGACCCGGTGCAGGTCTTCGACCTTGTGGATGGGGTTTGGCGACCGTTCGCGATGCGTCAGTTGACGCCCCGCGACCAGTACCGCGGCGCCGTGGGATTCGAGTGGTTGCCCGGCATTCTGGAGGGGCACAGCCTGGCTGTGGTCAACACGGTCAACGACACGATGTTTGCCTCTCTACTTCCGTATCGCGCCTTGCGTCGCATTCACGACGATGGAATGGAGCCTGCTGGCGCAGCGACGAGCGTCAGCGCGGGGCGCCTGATTGAGAACTGGCTGCGTGATGGTTCTTGGCCATCCGGTGAGCCCAGTCCCATCTCAACCATCCGTGATGCCGCCGAGGGGCCGGATGAGAGGGCCGCGGCCCTCAAGAGTTGGGTCGAACTGGTTCAGGCCTATGTCACGGACAACTTCCTGACGAAGCCCCGTGGCCCCGGTGCATTGGCCGAGCGGAGGCTCGCCATCGCTTCTTCCGACAAGCTTGACCACGCACCGATGTTGGCTGAGATTGCACTCCTCACCCACCATGCTTTGAAGGAACTGCTCGAGACCATCGAGCGTGCTCGCGAGGCCTCGACACGAGGAGAAGGCCATGGCGCCATCCCCGAAGTCTGA